Proteins encoded together in one Musa acuminata AAA Group cultivar baxijiao chromosome BXJ3-6, Cavendish_Baxijiao_AAA, whole genome shotgun sequence window:
- the LOC103987141 gene encoding elongation factor Tu, chloroplastic has product MASITTMVGAQKALLPSSYAKPRTPKSPAISSSNTNYLSSSFSLSTGNLCYDTAASSQQRLRRGSGGLLVVRAARGKFERKKPHVNIGTIGHVDHGKTTLTAALTMALAAVGGSSPKKYDEIDAAPEERARGITINTATVEYETESRHYAHVDCPGHADYVKNMITGAAQMDGAILVVSGADGPMPQTKEHILLAKQVGVPNMVVFLNKQDQVDDEELLQLVELEVRELLSSYEFPGDDVPIISGSALLALEALMANPSIKRGENSWVDKIYELMDSVDSYIPIPQRQTDLPFLLAVEDVFSITGRGTVATGRVERGTIRIGETVDIVGLRETRNTTVTGVEMFQKTLDDALAGDNVGLLLRGVQKADIQRGMVLAKPGTITPHTKFVAIVYVLKKEEGGRHSPFFSGYRPQFYMRTTDVTGRVTSIMNDKDEEAKMVMPGDRVKMVVELIVPVACEQGMRFAIREGGKTVGAGVIQSIIE; this is encoded by the coding sequence ATGGCTTCCATCACTACCATGGTCGGAGCCCAAAAGGCTCTCCTTCCCTCATCTTACGCAAAGCCTAGAACCCCCAAATCCCCTGCAATCTCCTCCTCCAACACCAATTacctctcctcttccttctctttgtcCACTGGTAACTTGTGCTACGACACCGCCGCTTCCTCTCAGCAGCGACTCCGCCGCGGCAGCGGTGGCCTGCTCGTCGTCCGAGCCGCCCGCGGCAAGTTCGAGCGCAAGAAGCCGCATGTGAACATCGGCACCATTGGGCACGTCGACCACGGCAAGACCACGCTCACCGCCGCTCTTACCATGGCCCTCGCTGCCGTCGGCGGCTCCTCCCCCAAGAAGTACGACGAGATCGACGCCGCCCCCGAGGAGCGCGCCCGCGGTATCACCATCAACACCGCCACCGTCGAGTACGAGACCGAGTCCCGCCACTACGCCCACGTCGACTGCCCCGGCCACGCCGACTACGTCAAGAACATGATTACCGGTGCTGCCCAGATGGACGGCGCCATCCTCGTCGTCTCCGGCGCTGACGGCCCCATGCCCCAGACCAAGGAGCACATCCTCCTGGCCAAGCAGGTCGGTGTGCCCAACATGGTGGTCTTCCTCAACAAGCAGGACCAGGTGGACGACGAGGAGTTGCTCCAGCTCGTCGAGCTCGAGGTTCGCGAGCTCCTGTCCTCCTACGAGTTCCCCGGCGACGACGTCCCCATCATCTCCGGCTCTGCTCTCCTCGCCCTCGAGGCCCTTATGGCCAATCCCAGCATAAAGCGCGGTGAAAACAGCTGGGTAGACAAGATCTACGAACTCATGGACTCCGTCGATAGCTACATCCCCATCCCGCAGCGGCAGACCGACCTCCCCTTCCTCCTAGCCGTCGAAGATGTCTTCTCCATTACCGGCCGTGGGACCGTCGCCACCGGGCGAGTCGAGCGTGGCACGATAAGGATCGGTGAGACCGTCGACATTGTAGGTCTCCGGGAGACGCGGAACACCACGGTCACCGGTGTCGAGATGTTCCAAAAGACGCTCGATGATGCACTGGCCGGAGACAATGTCGGCCTACTCCTCCGTGGTGTGCAGAAGGCCGACATCCAGCGGGGCATGGTTCTTGCCAAGCCCGGCACCATCACGCCGCACACCAAATTCGTTGCCATTGTCTATGTCCTTAAGAAAGAGGAGGGTGGGAGGCACTCGCCTTTCTTTTCGGGGTATAGACCTCAGTTCTACATGAGGACCACGGATGTCACGGGCCGTGTCACCAGCATTATGAACGACAAGGATGAGGAGGCCAAGATGGTCATGCCCGGAGACCGTGTCAAGATGGTGGTTGAACTCATTGTGCCTGTTGCCTGTGAGCAGGGAATGCGGTTCGCTATCAGGGAGGGCGGGAAGACCGTCGGTGCTGGTGTCATCCAATCCATCATTGAATAA